The Urbifossiella limnaea nucleotide sequence GGAAGCCGACGCGGGCGGCGCCGGCGATCAGGTCGGCGACCGGAACCCAGCCGCCGGGTTCGAGCGTGAGTCCCAGGCCCGCCGGTTGGTGCCGGAGGTGGAGGCTCAGGAACTTGCTGAGGCGGACGAGGCGCTTCCGGTCCACGGCGGGCCTGGTGTGTGGGGCGGACTCAGACCCGCCCGGGGTAGAGGACTTCGGGGGTCGCGCTGCCCGGCGCGTAGAGGACAAGCCCGCCCTCGGGTTGGTTCACCTTCACGACGCAACCTGGGCGGCCGGCCGCGGCGTGCTTCAGTACGGCTTCTGAGGCCTGAACGACGGCGACGACGTTGCGGTCGGCGCTCAGGTCGTCGTAGGCGAGCGCCTGCATGGCCGCGAGCCGCTGCGGTCGTTCCGCCGGCGACCCGCCAAACTCGACGGTGGCGACCTCCCGGAAGAACCGCTCGATGACCTCGATGCCGTAGCCGCGCTGGGACCGCTCGCCCCACGGTTCGAGGAACGTGCCATTGTAGTGGTAGTTGGGGGTGTTCTTCATGTCGTGCGGGGTGCGGCCCTCGACCGTGAGCTCGACGCCGCGCTTGCGCTGGTGGGCGGCCCAGACGGCGTTGTCGAAGCGGAACTGGACCTCCTGCTCGACGTACCCCGGGAAGTTATCGGGCGTGACCCAGCTGGTGTGGATGTCGAACGCGGCCTCGCGGGAGTCCGGGTGGTGGTACACGACCTGAAGCTGCACCGAGTCCCACGTGGGGCCGTCGGCCGGGCCGACGATTCCACGCTGGCCGGTGGCGGTGATCCGGGCGAGGTCCCAGTCCGGGCCAAAGGTGAAGTCGATGAGTTTGAGGTAGTGGACGGCGACGTAGGTTGACGGGTTCCGGCCGGTGATCCATTCCGCGAACTGCCCGCCGCTGATGGACTTCGGTTCGAGGAGCGAGCAGTAGCCGTTGTTGACGTGCCGCAGCACGCCGTCCTGATAAAGCGTGCGGAGTTTCTTGTGGTCGGGGTCCGCGAGCTTGTGGTAGACGACTTTGGCGAGGGCGCCGGTTCTCGCGGCCGTGGCGACGAGTTCGTCCAGTTCGGTGAGGCTGAGGACGGAGGGTTTTTCGATCAGAGTGTGTTTGCCGGCGGCGAGGGCGGCGCGGGCGGCGGCGAAGTGGCGGTCGTCCGGGCTGGCGACGCACACGGCCCGGACCGGCGACCGGGCGAGTCGCTCGGCCGCGTCGTCTCCCACGAGGTTGTCGAAGGCGTCGGGGGGCGTTCCGGTGTCGCGGAGGAAGCGGGCGACGCGGGCGCCGGTCCTGGTGGCTGCGGCGGTGAGGCGGACACGGACCGGGCCGGTTGCCGGGAGGAAGAGCGGCGACCGGGCGAGGGCGTCGAAGCACGGGCGGTAC carries:
- a CDS encoding Gfo/Idh/MocA family protein, with the protein product MPEILANPAAPSLDVGLVGFGMIVDETYRPCFDALARSPLFLPATGPVRVRLTAAATRTGARVARFLRDTGTPPDAFDNLVGDDAAERLARSPVRAVCVASPDDRHFAAARAALAAGKHTLIEKPSVLSLTELDELVATAARTGALAKVVYHKLADPDHKKLRTLYQDGVLRHVNNGYCSLLEPKSISGGQFAEWITGRNPSTYVAVHYLKLIDFTFGPDWDLARITATGQRGIVGPADGPTWDSVQLQVVYHHPDSREAAFDIHTSWVTPDNFPGYVEQEVQFRFDNAVWAAHQRKRGVELTVEGRTPHDMKNTPNYHYNGTFLEPWGERSQRGYGIEVIERFFREVATVEFGGSPAERPQRLAAMQALAYDDLSADRNVVAVVQASEAVLKHAAAGRPGCVVKVNQPEGGLVLYAPGSATPEVLYPGRV